From Saprospiraceae bacterium, one genomic window encodes:
- a CDS encoding choice-of-anchor B family protein produces the protein MKFINIILLIYFIVIKLDLAFGQSGEHVRLLSHVRIPENSSSIWGYTTAEGTELALLGTSEGVRIYDISDPIVPEEKIFIKNNSCSWRELKTSGSFAYVGSECDDGLLIIDLSRPDSISHRNVFKLANSKGDSFDILTSHTLYADEKGYIYLSGARGIGAGFAILDPTLDPWNPVVLYHYEDHYMHEVHVQNDILYGAELYNGAFSIWDIADRTAPRKLSSQRTAFGFTHSVWLEKDRKILYTADEVRGAVVESWDVSDPFDIRKLDQYRVFNPNDPYHIPHNVFHKDSLLYVSWYTEGMRVLDTRKADNLVEVAYFDTHPDKRTGFNGCWSIYPYYRSGVVVASDIQYGMYVLQFEGNGAAWLEGQIKDSITGQNLSKVQIQLTNLSSGKTSVLESNPLGQYKAGSGENGKFEIKLSIEAYLTKTIAIDLYQDSVLELNIEMVPRAKADARFEIVEKEFGLALENAQVLLLNPLVRFEGISNHQAGINCTIPNVYIDQYDALCSKWGYTYQLNQNIDFTGNDTYRFEMEAGYEDHMMSKLGWEFVTEDSMVQWIYGDFSELDPPPSNYPSKDVPEDYGNLALYTDNFEKIEEEYRLHGHLSLVSPVMNLHPFDKIRLSYHAWAYGGWDNSVKETMISFGTDTIKLEDIPLNLGGSFNPRTEIDLDIKDRDRDSVRFIFHLWNDPDSAEFAIAMRAAFDYFKLEGLVLNPVVDNEFDKEIKIWPNPAKDRLNLKNSFETEIRIHVLDLSGKSQLTQFVPAATTTDLDLSDFPVGVHILQYHNEDGSLHGCRKLVKF, from the coding sequence ATGAAGTTTATAAATATAATTTTATTAATATATTTTATAGTTATTAAGCTGGACCTGGCTTTTGGACAATCCGGTGAACATGTACGACTTCTGAGCCATGTACGGATTCCAGAAAATTCAAGTAGCATTTGGGGTTATACCACCGCAGAAGGAACTGAGCTTGCCTTGCTTGGAACGTCTGAGGGCGTTCGGATTTACGACATCAGCGATCCTATTGTCCCTGAGGAGAAGATATTTATTAAAAACAACAGCTGCAGTTGGCGGGAATTAAAAACCTCTGGAAGTTTTGCCTATGTAGGTTCGGAATGTGACGATGGTCTGCTCATCATTGATTTAAGTCGACCCGATTCCATCAGCCATCGCAATGTCTTTAAACTTGCAAACAGCAAAGGAGATAGCTTTGATATATTGACTTCGCACACCTTGTACGCCGATGAAAAAGGATATATCTATCTCAGCGGAGCCAGGGGAATTGGTGCTGGTTTTGCCATCCTCGATCCAACTTTGGATCCCTGGAATCCTGTCGTTTTATACCATTATGAAGATCATTATATGCACGAAGTACATGTACAAAATGATATCTTATATGGAGCAGAATTGTACAATGGAGCATTCAGTATTTGGGATATAGCTGATCGGACTGCACCCAGAAAATTATCCAGTCAGCGAACTGCTTTTGGCTTTACACATTCGGTGTGGCTTGAAAAAGACCGAAAGATACTTTATACAGCAGATGAAGTCAGGGGTGCGGTGGTCGAATCCTGGGATGTAAGCGATCCTTTTGACATTCGGAAGCTGGATCAATACAGGGTATTTAATCCAAACGATCCTTACCACATACCCCACAATGTTTTTCACAAAGACAGTTTACTCTATGTAAGCTGGTACACTGAAGGAATGAGGGTGTTGGATACCCGGAAAGCAGACAATCTGGTCGAAGTAGCTTATTTTGATACCCATCCGGACAAGCGCACTGGTTTCAATGGATGCTGGAGTATATATCCTTATTATCGCAGTGGCGTTGTCGTAGCTTCCGATATTCAATATGGAATGTATGTATTACAATTTGAAGGCAATGGTGCTGCCTGGTTAGAAGGTCAGATCAAGGATTCTATCACCGGACAAAACTTGTCAAAGGTCCAAATCCAGTTGACCAATTTGTCAAGTGGAAAAACAAGTGTGTTAGAATCCAATCCATTGGGACAGTACAAAGCGGGAAGTGGTGAAAATGGCAAATTTGAAATAAAGCTAAGTATCGAAGCATACTTGACCAAAACTATTGCAATCGACTTGTATCAGGACAGTGTTCTAGAATTGAATATTGAAATGGTACCAAGAGCAAAAGCCGATGCAAGGTTTGAAATAGTAGAAAAAGAATTCGGGCTGGCACTCGAAAATGCTCAGGTCCTTTTGTTGAATCCGCTGGTACGGTTTGAGGGAATTTCGAATCATCAGGCTGGAATAAATTGTACGATCCCAAATGTATATATTGACCAATACGATGCTCTTTGTTCCAAATGGGGATATACCTACCAGCTTAATCAAAATATAGATTTTACAGGCAATGATACTTACCGCTTCGAAATGGAGGCTGGCTATGAAGACCATATGATGAGTAAACTCGGTTGGGAATTTGTCACAGAAGACAGTATGGTCCAATGGATTTATGGTGATTTCAGCGAATTGGATCCACCTCCTTCCAATTATCCCTCCAAAGATGTACCGGAGGATTATGGAAATCTGGCTTTGTACACTGACAATTTCGAAAAAATTGAAGAAGAGTATAGATTGCACGGACATCTTTCTCTGGTATCTCCGGTTATGAACTTACATCCATTTGACAAAATACGATTGAGCTACCATGCCTGGGCTTATGGTGGCTGGGACAATTCAGTGAAAGAAACAATGATTAGTTTTGGAACCGATACCATCAAATTAGAAGACATCCCTTTGAATCTTGGTGGCTCATTCAATCCAAGAACAGAAATTGATTTGGACATCAAAGATCGCGACAGAGATTCGGTACGATTTATTTTTCATTTGTGGAATGATCCTGACTCTGCAGAATTTGCCATAGCCATGAGAGCGGCTTTTGATTATTTCAAATTGGAGGGACTTGTATTGAATCCTGTGGTGGACAATGAATTTGACAAAGAAATTAAAATTTGGCCAAACCCTGCTAAGGATCGATTGAATTTGAAAAATTCATTTGAGACCGAAATCCGAATCCATGTTTTAGATCTTAGCGGCAAATCTCAACTGACCCAATTTGTGCCAGCTGCTACCACAACAGATTTAGATCTAAGCGATTTTCCGGTGGGTGTGCATATTCTTCAATACCATAATGAGGATGGGAGTTTGCACGGATGCAGAAAATTGGTTAAGTTCTGA
- a CDS encoding aminoacetone oxidase family FAD-binding enzyme → MDFDLIIIGAGASGVFAAIHLGELNPRKKICILEAGTVPLGKVKISGGGRCNVTTGVIDPKTLVEYYPRGRKELLGAFYKFGPEQMKEWLEEKGIKLKMEADGRMFPVSNRSQTIIDCFLQEIKNHHIQLRTGSRAISIQWIEASETWKIETDKDVFYGRQLLISSGSDARIWKLLESIGHKIVLPVPSLFSFNISDQNLRTLTGLSVPIAKVQIKAFNLQTDGPILITHWGLSGPAILKLSSWAARELYEKDYRFSIHINWINTSKEDALIQLKKYKRSYPDRLASHYGLFELPSRLWQYLIAKSGIPVDTKWGEIKDTVLEKTSVILCDQELMVEGKTRYKEEFVTSGGVELSEIDFKYFRSKVHPKLYLTGEVLNIDALTGGFNFQAAWTGAWLAAEALAGDSADG, encoded by the coding sequence TTGGATTTTGACCTTATCATTATAGGCGCGGGTGCCTCCGGAGTTTTTGCTGCCATTCATTTGGGCGAATTAAATCCAAGAAAGAAAATTTGCATTCTGGAAGCGGGAACTGTACCTCTTGGCAAGGTGAAAATCTCAGGAGGAGGAAGGTGCAATGTCACCACCGGAGTCATAGATCCTAAAACACTGGTTGAATATTATCCCCGAGGACGAAAAGAATTGCTTGGTGCTTTTTATAAATTTGGTCCCGAGCAGATGAAAGAATGGTTGGAAGAAAAAGGAATAAAGCTAAAGATGGAAGCCGATGGCAGGATGTTTCCAGTTTCCAACCGATCACAAACGATCATCGATTGTTTTTTGCAAGAAATAAAAAATCACCATATTCAATTAAGAACAGGATCCCGGGCAATTTCCATTCAATGGATTGAGGCTTCGGAAACATGGAAAATAGAAACCGACAAGGATGTTTTTTATGGTCGTCAACTTTTAATCTCCAGCGGTTCCGATGCCAGAATATGGAAGCTATTGGAAAGCATTGGACACAAAATTGTTCTGCCTGTTCCCTCTTTATTTTCATTCAATATTTCTGATCAAAATTTACGCACCCTGACTGGATTGAGTGTCCCAATTGCAAAGGTCCAAATTAAAGCGTTCAATCTACAAACTGACGGACCAATTCTGATCACCCATTGGGGATTGAGTGGACCGGCCATTCTCAAACTCTCTTCCTGGGCAGCTCGCGAATTGTATGAAAAAGACTACCGTTTTTCCATCCATATCAACTGGATCAATACAAGCAAAGAAGATGCATTGATTCAACTCAAGAAATACAAGCGAAGCTATCCGGATCGATTGGCTAGCCATTATGGGCTTTTCGAATTGCCCTCCCGATTGTGGCAATATCTGATTGCAAAGAGTGGAATACCGGTTGATACAAAATGGGGAGAAATCAAAGATACCGTTTTGGAAAAAACGAGTGTAATTCTATGCGACCAGGAGTTGATGGTGGAAGGAAAAACAAGATATAAAGAAGAATTTGTAACATCCGGAGGAGTGGAACTTTCCGAAATAGATTTTAAATATTTCCGAAGTAAGGTTCATCCAAAATTGTATCTGACAGGTGAGGTACTCAATATTGATGCTTTGACCGGAGGATTTAATTTTCAGGCAGCCTGGACAGGAGCCTGGCTCGCTGCGGAAGCATTGGCAGGAGATTCAGCAGATGGATGA
- a CDS encoding tetratricopeptide repeat protein, whose translation MKVGYLMVRFYLVFLILIELLPKAGSQDLVRKAAELYQKGQYSESEKIWTELIQEGYRNAEIYFNLANCQFQQRKLAESILHYQKAIAQKPSLEMAKVYLLKAQRMADVEPVIDKKWKLLDWFDDLCLSLSSMVWLFLTVFVFGLFLFSSWISPNRILRIASIFLTILWLSFLFRQEWIKSDYRKRCVVMESVPARLSADENSKSEGQVSAGETVYCTETIGDWVKIQNGLFGNFWVKKQVLHCISARQD comes from the coding sequence ATGAAAGTCGGTTATCTGATGGTGAGATTCTATCTGGTATTTCTGATTCTTATTGAGCTCCTTCCAAAGGCTGGTTCCCAAGATTTGGTGAGGAAGGCGGCTGAATTGTATCAAAAAGGACAATATTCTGAAAGTGAAAAAATCTGGACGGAATTAATCCAAGAAGGCTACCGGAATGCGGAGATTTATTTCAACCTGGCCAACTGTCAATTTCAACAAAGAAAACTGGCTGAATCGATCTTGCATTATCAGAAAGCGATTGCACAAAAGCCTTCTTTGGAGATGGCTAAAGTTTATTTATTAAAAGCCCAGAGGATGGCTGATGTCGAACCCGTGATAGATAAAAAGTGGAAATTGCTTGATTGGTTCGATGATCTGTGCCTCTCTTTATCTAGCATGGTTTGGCTGTTTTTGACTGTATTTGTATTTGGCTTATTTCTGTTTTCAAGCTGGATTTCGCCAAATCGTATCCTAAGGATTGCTTCAATCTTTTTGACAATCCTTTGGCTATCCTTTCTGTTTAGACAGGAATGGATCAAATCAGATTATAGAAAGAGATGTGTTGTAATGGAATCCGTGCCGGCCAGACTTTCAGCCGATGAGAATAGCAAAAGCGAAGGACAGGTCAGTGCCGGTGAAACGGTGTATTGCACTGAAACGATTGGGGACTGGGTGAAAATCCAAAATGGCTTGTTTGGAAACTTTTGGGTAAAGAAGCAAGTGCTTCACTGTATTTCAGCAAGGCAAGATTAG
- the rpmA gene encoding 50S ribosomal protein L27, which translates to MAHKKGEGSTSNGRDSNSKRLGIKLFGGQKAIAGNIIVKQRGSRYHAGKNVGIGKDWTLFALTDGEVKFTKTRKDRTLVHIVPGAVVATQAPVVATPPASSEEE; encoded by the coding sequence ATGGCTCATAAGAAAGGTGAAGGTAGTACCAGTAACGGTCGGGACAGTAATAGTAAACGTCTCGGCATTAAGTTGTTTGGTGGTCAGAAAGCCATTGCAGGAAACATCATCGTCAAACAAAGAGGTTCCAGATACCATGCAGGCAAAAATGTAGGCATTGGCAAAGACTGGACGCTTTTTGCATTGACGGATGGTGAGGTCAAATTTACCAAGACCCGTAAAGATAGAACCCTGGTGCACATTGTACCTGGCGCAGTTGTTGCAACGCAGGCTCCGGTTGTCGCCACCCCTCCTGCTTCTTCGGAAGAAGAATAG
- the rplU gene encoding 50S ribosomal protein L21, which translates to MIAVLNIQGQQFKVKEGQKLFVHRLDAEAGDELSFDQVLMLTSGDSTSIGSPTLSGASVKAKVLSHAKGDKVIVYKKKRRKGLEKKNGHRQSFSQIEIQSIHS; encoded by the coding sequence ATGATTGCCGTATTAAATATTCAGGGTCAGCAGTTTAAAGTAAAGGAAGGCCAAAAACTATTTGTCCACAGGCTCGACGCAGAAGCCGGTGACGAACTTAGTTTTGATCAGGTGCTCATGCTGACTTCAGGGGACAGTACCAGCATTGGGTCTCCTACATTATCCGGTGCCTCTGTTAAAGCGAAAGTACTTTCACACGCCAAGGGCGACAAGGTCATTGTGTATAAAAAGAAAAGAAGAAAAGGTTTGGAAAAGAAGAACGGCCACCGCCAGTCTTTCAGCCAGATCGAAATTCAATCCATTCATTCGTAA
- a CDS encoding T9SS type A sorting domain-containing protein, protein MKFWIFCFSVCLIHSIPASAAHFFVSTDATPAGDGTASRPWTLQTALNHPTSLRPGDTVWIRAGTYLNDYDPQTSFVCKTNGTQNAPIIFRNYNNERVILDGNKTYTLYLSLGVCSHTWFWGIEVTNTFSTDRNQNIFGGVTCTAENMKFINMIIHDTGHGLDVWKTARDNEIYGCVIYHIGNNLNNNGNLEGHGHGMYLQNDTFGTRWIHNNIVFSTYGFGIRVWQTTTTAALGNFDIQKNIVFNGGAASDNNGGVGNNARTHNFFLVSNGAGNPLRNTLVKHNCTFAGTNTPRPPVNAFGLNAGLKNVTIDSNFLTCQTRLGFNNTPVFEASFKGNKVLAGIPAIYGYYLWGFLQTDFPDNEYIPQLPTSGIDFFIFPNKFDPDRNHLAIYNWANLDTVYIHSNSANLKVGETYELINAMDYHNDIIEAKVGVDGMIPIPMIGHSAQLAHASAKLPVSQFPQFGCFVLKKSNKLQTSVGETEENNKLEYIYPNPSEGFINLFNARELEEILVLNSNGQTVYQRKLDKSMHYWNLDLSFLPKGIYFAKLKKANSIKLIKFNLF, encoded by the coding sequence GTGAAATTTTGGATCTTCTGCTTTTCTGTTTGTTTAATCCATTCAATTCCTGCTTCCGCTGCTCATTTTTTTGTAAGTACGGATGCCACGCCAGCAGGAGATGGAACTGCCTCAAGGCCATGGACCTTGCAAACTGCATTAAATCACCCCACCTCACTCAGACCAGGCGACACCGTGTGGATTAGAGCTGGTACTTATCTGAATGATTACGATCCGCAAACTTCCTTTGTCTGCAAAACCAATGGTACACAAAATGCTCCCATCATTTTTAGAAACTACAACAATGAAAGAGTGATCCTGGATGGAAACAAAACTTACACCCTGTATCTTTCATTGGGTGTCTGTAGTCACACCTGGTTTTGGGGGATAGAAGTCACAAATACATTTTCAACCGATCGAAACCAGAACATTTTTGGCGGAGTTACCTGCACTGCTGAAAACATGAAATTTATCAATATGATTATTCATGACACGGGTCATGGATTGGATGTTTGGAAAACAGCCAGGGACAACGAAATCTACGGCTGTGTCATCTATCACATCGGAAACAATCTCAACAACAATGGTAATCTCGAAGGACATGGTCATGGGATGTACCTGCAAAACGATACCTTCGGAACCAGATGGATTCACAACAACATTGTGTTTAGTACCTATGGATTTGGGATAAGAGTTTGGCAAACCACGACAACAGCCGCACTGGGTAACTTTGACATTCAGAAGAACATTGTATTTAATGGTGGCGCAGCTTCTGACAACAATGGAGGAGTCGGAAACAATGCAAGAACACACAATTTTTTTTTGGTTTCAAATGGTGCAGGCAACCCTCTTCGCAACACCCTTGTTAAGCACAATTGTACATTTGCCGGAACGAATACCCCACGTCCTCCGGTCAATGCTTTTGGACTCAACGCCGGATTGAAAAATGTGACCATAGATAGTAATTTCCTCACCTGTCAGACCAGATTGGGATTTAACAATACCCCGGTATTTGAAGCCAGTTTTAAAGGGAATAAAGTGTTGGCAGGCATTCCGGCGATTTATGGCTATTATTTATGGGGTTTTTTACAAACCGATTTTCCGGACAACGAATATATTCCTCAATTACCAACATCTGGTATAGATTTTTTTATTTTTCCAAACAAATTCGATCCGGATCGAAACCATCTTGCCATTTACAATTGGGCAAATTTGGACACTGTTTATATCCATTCAAATTCTGCAAATTTAAAAGTGGGTGAAACGTACGAACTGATCAATGCAATGGATTATCATAATGACATAATTGAAGCTAAAGTCGGTGTAGATGGGATGATTCCAATTCCAATGATTGGACATTCCGCACAGTTGGCTCATGCTTCTGCCAAACTGCCAGTTTCTCAGTTTCCTCAGTTCGGTTGCTTTGTATTAAAGAAATCAAACAAATTACAAACATCGGTTGGAGAAACAGAAGAAAACAATAAGTTAGAATATATTTATCCCAATCCTTCAGAGGGATTTATCAATTTGTTCAATGCAAGGGAACTTGAAGAAATTCTGGTTTTAAATTCCAATGGTCAGACTGTTTATCAAAGGAAACTGGATAAATCGATGCATTATTGGAATCTGGATTTAAGTTTTCTTCCCAAGGGAATCTACTTTGCAAAATTAAAAAAAGCAAATTCTATCAAGCTGATTAAATTCAATTTATTCTAA
- a CDS encoding single-stranded DNA-binding protein produces MNTLRNSVTLTGNLGSNPEIISYGDGKKLAKFSLAVNSTTSKESPSKPAWFNLVAFDNMAGYIEKYLNKGERIMVTGKLKAKTWLSRDGKTHYGTEVVVAEVVRVNRPAKV; encoded by the coding sequence ATGAACACATTACGCAATTCAGTAACACTCACAGGAAACCTCGGCTCAAACCCTGAGATCATCTCATACGGAGATGGAAAAAAATTGGCCAAATTTTCTCTCGCTGTAAATTCAACTACTTCCAAGGAGTCCCCGTCCAAACCTGCCTGGTTTAATTTGGTGGCTTTTGACAACATGGCCGGATACATTGAGAAATACCTCAACAAAGGCGAACGAATTATGGTCACAGGAAAACTTAAAGCGAAAACCTGGTTATCCAGGGATGGAAAAACACACTATGGAACAGAAGTGGTGGTCGCAGAAGTTGTCCGCGTCAATAGACCCGCTAAAGTTTAG
- a CDS encoding single-stranded DNA-binding protein, with translation MNTLRNSVQLVGHLGKNPEITNLEKGKKLARVSIAVNESYKSASGEKVEQTNWINLVAWDNTASYMERNLSKGTQVLIKGRLSSRSYDDKDGVKKYITEVIVSEVLKMQKDEPVTAL, from the coding sequence ATGAACACATTACGCAATTCCGTCCAATTGGTAGGACACCTGGGAAAGAATCCTGAAATTACCAATCTAGAAAAAGGAAAAAAATTGGCCCGCGTATCCATTGCGGTCAACGAATCCTACAAATCCGCATCAGGCGAGAAAGTTGAACAAACCAACTGGATCAATCTGGTGGCCTGGGACAACACCGCCAGCTACATGGAGCGCAACTTGAGCAAGGGTACACAAGTGCTCATTAAAGGGCGTTTGTCCTCCCGCAGTTACGATGACAAGGACGGTGTAAAAAAATATATCACCGAAGTCATCGTCAGCGAAGTTTTAAAAATGCAGAAAGACGAACCCGTTACCGCACTTTAA
- a CDS encoding single-stranded DNA-binding protein produces the protein MNTLRNSVQLVGHLGKNPEITNLEKGKKLARVSIAVNESYKSASGEKVEQTNWINLVAWDNTASYMERNLTKGTQVLIKGRLSSRSYDDKDGVKKYITEVIVSEVLRMQKDEPVTAL, from the coding sequence ATGAACACATTACGCAATTCCGTCCAATTGGTAGGACACCTGGGAAAGAATCCTGAAATTACCAATCTAGAAAAAGGAAAAAAATTGGCCCGCGTATCCATTGCGGTCAACGAATCCTACAAATCCGCATCAGGCGAGAAAGTTGAACAAACCAACTGGATCAATCTGGTGGCCTGGGACAACACCGCCAGCTACATGGAGCGCAACTTGACCAAGGGTACACAAGTGCTCATTAAGGGGCGTTTGTCCTCCCGCAGTTACGATGACAAGGATGGTGTAAAAAAATATATCACCGAAGTCATCGTCAGCGAAGTTTTAAGAATGCAGAAAGACGAACCCGTTACCGCACTTTAA